TGGTTAGGGCGACCGGCTTCCTCGTCCATAAGGTTGGCGAGCAAGTGTAGCCGGGTCTCCTGGTCATCGCATCGGGAATGCACCGCCGACAGGTAGGTCGGAAATGCAGCGACATGATGATAGTATTGCCGGGCGTAGTCCTCGAGTGCCGTGCGAGGCAGCGTTCCCTTAGTCCAGGACTGATAAAAAGGGTGGCTGAGAAGGTTCCGGGCGGCGATTTGACGGTCGATGATGTCTATATAGTGGGTGGTTGTCTCCACCATAATCTCCTTAGATGGTGCGGGTTGAGAGAATCGTGCTGGATGCGCTTACAAGTGAATACGAAGTCGAGTATAGGATGTGGGAGGGGCTGACCAACAATTTGCTCTTAGTTCACTTTCGTCCGTGTCGATGACACCTCGCCTTGCCGGAAAAAATTTATCACCGGTTCGACATGTTCGTCATAGGCCTGCTCAATAGTGCCGGTGAAGAGCAAGGCTCCTTTATCAAGATAAGCAATGCGGGTTGCTATACGGCGAATGGATGCTATCTCATGCGTTACTATCACAATCGTCAAGCCGAGGTCGCGGTGCAGTCTGAGCAGCAGGTCGTCAAGTGCGTGTGAAGTCGGCGGATCGAGACCTGCGGATGGCTCATCGCAGAATAGCAGTTCCGGGTCGAGGGCCAAAGCCCTTGCCAGTCCGGCACGTTTGCGCATTCCACCTGAGAGTTCCGACGGTAGGCGCGATGCGGCTTGTTCCAAACCCACTTGATGCAGTTTGAGCCTTACCGCACGGGCGATGACCACGTCGTCAAGGTTGGTGTGCATTTCAATCGGAATAGCAACGTTGACCGCAAGGCTCTTGGATCCGAGCAAGGCTCCGTTTTGGAATAAAACTCCGATTCGGGCGCGAATCCTCTCCTGATCCGGTTCGTCGAGCGCATTCCAATCCTCTCCGAATAGTTCGACATGCCCTTCAGCCGGTCGCAAGAGACCGATGAAGTGCTTCAGGAGCGTCGTCTTTCCACACCCGCTGCCTCCAAGGATGGCGAGGATTTCTGACCGGCCAACATCGAGGTCGATGCCGCCAAGAACAGTGCGTTCGCCGTAGCGAGCGGTAAGATCGATCGCACGTGCTATGGGATCGGTTGTGAGCAAGGAATCGGTGTAAAGTTATATTCGTCACTAATCTAATCTCAAGCCGACGAAAAGTCAAATTGGAGTCTGAAGCAGGCATCTGAATGGTACTTGCGAAAGACTTGCAAGTTGATTATATCGTAAGGTTAATGGGGCGTTTTGGCCGTTAGGCTTTCCCCGGGCCGGCGACCGCGACGCCGGCAGGCAGCTGGTTCACCTGAATCGGGCGCGATCAACAATACCTCAAGATGCACCTTGAACGCAACCATCAACCTCGCCAAACGACAGAGAAGGACTGAAATGCGTCGTTTTCTCCTGGTTACACTCCTTTCCCTCCTGACCCTCGGGCAACTAAACGGCGCCGAGGCTGATACTTACACCACAGAAACCGCCAGGGTTACAACTGCAACGCCGGCTAACGTTGCACTGGCTTTCACACCTGCTACATTTGAGCGCGCAGAGGAGGCTGACGGTCCCATCACGCGGGAGCGGCTGGCCATTCCAGGTGAAGGCTACATTTATCTGGAGGGTCGTCCGATGCTGCCGGCGGTGAGTCGGTTCGTCATCGTGCCAGGCGACAAGGCTGTGGAACTGGTCGTTAATGCATCCGAACCGCGACGCGTCTCCGCTGAACTGCCGCCCCTGCTCTGCTCAGAAAAGACACCATTGAATGCGACCCAAAGTCTCACACTTGTCGAACGGGGGGGGATATTCCCGGAAGCCATCGCGGAGATTTCGGATCCGATCATCATCCGAGGTGTTCGGATGGTGCGGGTTACGACCTATCCCGTTCAATACGATGCCGTGCATCAAGAGTATCTGGTTCGGGACCGGATCGAGACCGACTTGCGGTTTTCCGAAGGTGAAGTCATCAATCCGGTTACTGCGCCTCCGTTAGGGGGATATACCGAATCGTTCCGAGCCTTCATCGACGCACTGGTCATCAACGGGGATCATTTAGGGCGCGACGATCCGAACCGGGATGTCGCTCCTCCCTATCGCGGACACTATCTCGTTGTCACCCATGCCAACTGCCTTCAGTATGTCGTGCCGTTCATCGAATGGCGGCGCAAGGCAGGCTACAAGGTTGACATCCTGAATATACCCGCCAACGATGCAACCAATGCGAACACCATCAAGACGCGCATCGTAGAGGCCTATAATGCTTACCGCAATGCAGGTCAGGTGCCTTTCGAGCAGGTGCTCTTGGTCGGCGATCACCAAAGTTACGACCCCCAGGTCTCGCCAGGTGCGCAGTGGGTACTAATCTCCCCGCCCGGTCAGTCCAACTGGGGCAGCATGCCGCACTACGATTGGGATTACGGCTGCCTCGAAGGGAACGATGCCTATGCCGATGTGGGAGT
The DNA window shown above is from Calditrichota bacterium and carries:
- a CDS encoding ATP-binding cassette domain-containing protein; its protein translation is MARAIDLTARYGERTVLGGIDLDVGRSEILAILGGSGCGKTTLLKHFIGLLRPAEGHVELFGEDWNALDEPDQERIRARIGVLFQNGALLGSKSLAVNVAIPIEMHTNLDDVVIARAVRLKLHQVGLEQAASRLPSELSGGMRKRAGLARALALDPELLFCDEPSAGLDPPTSHALDDLLLRLHRDLGLTIVIVTHEIASIRRIATRIAYLDKGALLFTGTIEQAYDEHVEPVINFFRQGEVSSTRTKVN